The following is a genomic window from Bacteroidia bacterium.
AGAAAGCAGAACCGAAATCGCTATATGCCATAGCGTTGCACCGGCGCCCGCCGTCTCCCTTCAGTACAAAAAAAGACCGGGCGCTCAGGCCCGGTCTGAAGATTCCAGCACCGAAGGTCTTACAGCGCCCACATGCCGTTGCGGCGCAGCACGTCGTGCGAGATGACGAGTTTCTGAATTTCGCTCGTTCCCTCGAAAATACGGTTGATGCGGCTGTCGCGGTAAAAACGCTCCACGGGCAATTCGCGCGAGTAGCCCATGCCGCCATGGATTTGCACGGCGAGATCCACAACCTTGTCGAGTCCTTCGCTGCAAAACAACTTGACGGCGGCGGACTGTGTGGAAATTTTCTTCCCGGCGTCGTAATCGGCTGCGGTGCGATAGACGACGCTTTCCATGGCATACACCAGCGTCCACATTTCGGCGAGCATGAACTGCACTCCTTCGAAATTGGCGATCGGTGCGTCGAACTGCTTGCGCTCCTTGGCGTACTTGGAGGAAAGCTCGATCATTTCCTTGGCCGCGCCCACGCAGCACGCGCCTAAACCAAGGCGCCCGGCATCCAGCGTTTTCATGGCGATGAGGAAACCGCGTCCGTCCTGGCCGATGAGGTTTTCCTTGGGTACGCGCACATCTTTGAAACTGATGGGATTGGTCATACTGCCGCGGATGCCCATTTTCTTTTCTTTCGGCCCCGCGCTGAAGCCCTCCCAGGCCGTCTCGACGGCGAGCGCCGTCACGCCGCGCTCGGTGCGGGCGAAAACGGAGATGACGTCCGCGATGCCGCCGTTGGTGATCCACAGTTTTTCACCGTTCAGCAGATAATGGTCGCCCATGTCCACGGCGCGCGTGCGCACGTTAAAACTGTCCGAACCCGCCATGGCTTCAGTGAGGCCGAAGGCGCCGATCCACTCGCCGGAGCAGAGCTTCGGCAGATACTTCTGCTTCAGCTCGTCGGTGCCGCCAAGATAAATGGCGTTGGTGCCGATGGACATGTGCGCTCCGATGAGCGTGGCGGTGGAAAGGCAGCCGCGTCCGACTTCCTCCTGGGCGATGCAGTATCCGACCTCGCCGAAACCGCCGCCGCCGTATTCTTCCGGGAAGACGGTGCCGAGCAGACCGAGTTCGCCGATTTTGGTGATAAGGTCGCGCGGAATTTCCTCGTTCTCATCAATCGCGGCCGCGATGGGTTTGATTTCGGCGTTGACGAACTCGCGCACCATTTCGCGCAGCATGTTCTGCTCTTCGGTAAACTGGAAAAGGTTCATAAGTGTCCGATGTGTGAGTTGAACAATTCTATGTATTGAAAATCAGAGTGTGCTTCTCCAGCGAAACGGTGGTATGCGGCTGTTAAATCAGGTCCTTCGGATCTTCGGCGCTTGCATCGAGCAAGGAAAGATCGGCGTATTCATAGGGAGTGACCTGGCCGATATAGCTGATCTTGCTTTCGCCGCCGTCCACGCCGATGGTGTTGCCGTTGATGAACTTGGTACCGGGTTCGAGTAAGGCGATGACGGCCTTTGCCACATCCTCGGGCAGTGTCGCCCGACCGAAGGGATTCTTGGCCCTGGCCGCATAGAGCATGTTCTTTGCGCCGGGAATTTTCGCCAGCGCCGGCGTTTCCGTCACGCCGGCAAGCAGCGCGTTGCAGGTGATGCCGTAGGGACCCAGTTCGAGAGCGAGCTGACGAATGTACGATTCCAGTGCGGCCTTGGCTGCGGAAACCGCGCCGTAGTAAGGGAGGTTGAGATTCGCGCCGTCGCTGGTCATGGTGAAAATGCGCGATCCGCGGCCGAGGAGCTTGCGCCGCAGCGTGTCCTGCGTCCAGTAAATCAGGGAGTTGGCCATGACGTCAATGGTCATCTCGAGCTGCGCTTTCTTTATCATCTCGCTTTCGTCGCGGCCGACGAGCGGACGCAAGGTGCCGAAGGCAAGGGAGTGAAACAGCACCTTCATTTCCACGCGCGCGCTGCCGGCGTATTTGTCAATGAAGTCGTCGAGCACCTCGTGGCGCTTGTGCTCGTCAGCGGCGTTGACGTTGTAGAATTCCGCCAGCACGCCGAAATTGCGGAGATCGGTCAGCAGGCGGTTCACCGCCGGCATGGTGGCTTGTCTGTCGAGATGGACGCCGAGGATGTTGTACCCATGCCGCGCGAGCTCCCGTGCCGTCGCCGCGCCGAAGCCGGAGGAAACGCCGAGGATCAGGGCCCACTGATTTACAGGTTTTTTCGTCATATCTGTCTTACTGAAGTTTCGGATAACTCAAAGCTTTAATAATAGCATTTTTTGGGGAAAATGGGAAATCCCTTGGAAATGAATCGGGGCAAGGCATCGGTACACGGATCACACGGATTGGCACGGATTTTCGTAGAAGGAAGGTCGCCGGGAGTCACCGACAAGGTTGCGTTTTCCACCATTGAAACATCCACTGCGCAGAGCTGCTGTCAATCCGGCGTATCCACGCAGCAATCTTCGTGGACTGGTACACGGATCACACGGATTCGTACGGATTTTCGCGGAAGGAAGGTCGCCGGGAGTCACCGACAAGGTTGCGTTTTCCACCATCGAAACATCCACTGCGCAGAGCTGCTGTCAATCCGGCGTATCCACGCAGCAATCTTCGTGGACCGGTACACGGATCACACGGATTCGTACGGATTTTCGCGGAAGGAAGGTCGCCGGGCAGTTCACCGACAACGATTTGCTTTACCCCATCGAAACATTCTCCGTGCAGATTCGCTGTCGGTCCGGCGTATCCGCGCCTCAATTTTCGGCGGTTTTCTCCGACGCTTGCGGATTCGTGTTTTCGCGCAGGGTATCAAGAAGTCCCTGACGGAAATTTTCGATCAAAAACAGCATGTGCTCGGCGCGCTCCGTAGATCCGCTCAGCATATCACCGAGCAGGTGCAGGTCCCCGTCAATTGCAAGTTCTTTCTCCAGTATTGCGAGCACCACGTTCATCGTGTCGGCGTTCGCCAGACGACCGGCATCCCTGCCGAGTAGTCGTGCGACAGCCTCGGGATATACCGCTGCTTCGTCCGAAAAGAGCTTCTCTTGTTCAGAGTAGAGGCGATCAATATTGCCCGCATCGTAATGCGTCAAAAGATAGCGGAGATCAATTCAACGACGCCGGCGTCAAGTTTTCCCGAAATAGTGTGTGAGATATTTGTCATACAGCATTTCCGCGGCATCGATGGTTCGGGGATCCCCGACTGCGACCAGATCGGCATAGATGAGGAGAGGAGGCGTCACTCCGAGTTCTTGTTCCGGATAATGGAAATTCCAGAAGCGTTGTCTCAATTCCAGCTTGCCCCCGGGAGTTTTTCGTAGATGGAGTTGCTGAATCAGGGGCTTCTGCCCGCCGGTGATATAGAGGGTTTCCCTCCCGGCTACGAGGTAACGCTGAAGAAGGGCCGCCGCGGTTTCCGCACCCGCCAGAGTATCCTGCGGCAAGGCCTCGAGGTTGAGAGGTGTGATGATGTCGTAGCGCCCAAGCAGGAGCTTGGGCCTCAGTTTCTCGATGTAGCCCGCGATCCAGAGCTTGACGAGTTCGTGCTCATCCCGCAAGCGTGTATCGCCTCCGATGGTGATAAGGTACTGTTGCTTCTCAAGATTGGTCATGACGCCGGCCACAGTACCGAGAGCCACGCCCGCGGCTTTCGCGATGTCGCGATAGGGAGCATTCCGAAGCTCCTTCGCGCAAAGCAATGCAAACAGCACCTTGAGAGCAGCCCAGCCAAAGGGCTGCGGCCCCTCGTCATCCGGCTCCCGCTTCTTTCGTCGTTTCCCTTCGATCAGCACATGTACGCCGCCTGCCTTGATGAATGCGTTACCGGCTGTATCGAGGTACTGCACATCCATCTCGCGCAGAATAGCGCCGACGTCGTCGGTCAGGTATTCCGTTATCAACAGCACTCCGGTTTTTTTCCGCCGCGCGTTCTCGTTTACTTCCCTGGCGATGTAATGCGCATTGCTTTTATTCACAAGTCGCTTCGTCTCGGCAACGTACATGTACCTCCGGCCCCCGTGCCTCAACAGAAGCCCGGTATCCGTCGTTGTCGTACCGTCGACAGCCTCATCATCCGCCACGGCAAGATCCATCCCCGTAATTGCGGTGGCTTCCTGCACTGCGGTTTCAATTGTCTCTCTGTTGTCTGTCATCGCTGCACCGTTCGGTGGATCTGTTCAATTATTATGAACATTCAGTTTATTTGAACATAGTATTTTATTGAACGAATGTCAAGGGGGGCATTCTCTCAGTTGTCCAAATAAAATGAACACGAACAATAAATGAACATCCGCGTTATGTACGAATCAGCTTTCGCAGCGTTTCGAAGTGACGGTATTGACATTTCTCGCGCAATCCATCGCGATGGTTGGGCAATATTGGTACTGAAGTCCGGCCAAATCACTTTTCCGATGCGTGGCCTGAACAGGCAGGTCTTCGTGAGGCAGCCATTCTACCTGGTAGTGTGGAATCGCTATGCGGATAACACGCAGCAGCACGGATCCTCGCGGAGGAAGGAATTATCGGGATAGCACGGGAAAGCTGCAGTGATGGGGTTCCGAACTATTTGCGCACGAATCCGCATTCAATCCGCGTTTTTGCAGGTACGAGGTGGTGCACGATAGAAAGAGGCGTAAAATCCTTATGAATAATGCTTTATTTCGTTAAAAATTCATTTGCACTTGACTTCCACAAAATATTTATGTAGAATGCTCCGTACTTCAACACGTAAATGGTGAATCTGATACCGTTTCAGGAAGAAGGGCGGTGTGTCCCTTTTTCGGATCGCGTGATCGTTCGCGTGATCAACGCCTGTGCCTTCCGGACGGTTTTTCATATAGAGGAAGTGAGTATGGAATGAGCGGAATGTGGATAGTCGCGGGGGATGAAGGGGATGTTGATCCCTTTTACAACCACTGTGGTGGTTCGGGCTGTGAGATATTTACCGCCGGACAGGCGCAAACACACTGGAGCGCCAAAGCGGATGCGCCACCCGATGTATTGGTGCTCGACACGGAAACGGTTCCCGCGCAATCCGCGTATCGCCTTGTGCGCATGGTCGGTGCATCCCCTTCGGTTTCGCTCGTTCAGGTTGTGAACGCTTCCAACAGACACGCTGCTCTGGTACCGGCCGACCGCACCATCTCGAGACCCGCCGGTCGCATCGAGCTTCGATCAACACTGAACGAACTCTGGCGGGAGTACGTGGCGAACCAGGAATACACGGAAATCCAGCGCCGCCTGCTGGGTGAGATGGGCGCACGGCAGTTGGTCGGGAAAAGCAAGGTAATGCAGGAACTTGTCGAATTACTGCCGGATGTGGCCGGCGCCGCATCCACCGTACTTATTCTCGGGGAGACAGGTACGGGGAAGGAATTGGTTGCACGGGCGATTCACTCTCTCGGACCCCGTGCGCAACGTCCGTTTGTGACCGTGGATTGTGCCGCCTTGTCGGAATCTCTGGCCGAGAACGAATTGTTCGGACACGCCCGCGGCGCCTATACGGATGGCGGACGCCACAGTAACGGCCTGGTGCAGGAAGCGGATGGCGGCACGTTGTTCCTGGATGAAGTGGAATGTCTCCCTCTCGCGCTGCAAGCAAAGTTTCTCCGTCTGCTGCAGGAACGTGAGATCAAACCGCTGGGGCAGGCAAAATCTCAGACGGTGGATGTTCGTATCATCGCCGCGAGCAATGTGGACCTTCGCGACCTCGTGCGACAACGGCAATTTCGGGAAGATCTCTACTATCGCCTCAGTGTCGTACCGATCATGGTCCCGCCGTTGCGTGAGCGCGCCTCGGACATCCCGCAGCTCGTCCGGTATTTCCTCGCGAAACACCAGCATGAGCCGCTCAACACCGACACGGTAGACGCGAGCGTCCTTCGTGACTGGGAAGCCGAGTCCTGGCCGGGGAACGTCCGCGAACTGGAGAATCGGGTGCAGGAGTTTCTCGCGACCTCGCGGCTGCGACGGAGCAGCGCGGCGCCGGGAGCGCAGCCACGGAAATCCCTGCGCGAAATCCGCGCCGATGCCGAATACCGCTATCTCCGGGACGTCCTTGCCGAGACGCGTGGTAATCTCACCGCCGCGGCGTCTATCGCGGGTATGGACAGGAAAAGCTTGCGTAGTCTGCTGAACAAATGCGGCCTCGATGCGGCGCTGTTTCGGAAATGAGCGGCCGCGCGTACATCGCGAATCTGCGAACATCGGAGAACCCCGGGCCTCACGCCGGGGTTTTTCATTTCAGACTACGCATGATGCGGCGTTTACCGGGGAATCGCGAGCGGCAGGTGGGGGAAAACGCCCCGACCTGAACTTTGAAAATAAAATCAAAATTGGATTTTTCTGCTGCGAAACGGGGGGAAACACCCCGGTATCGCTTCGTGTGCGCCGGAACCGGCATCAATACCTGCTCAAATCGGGGTAAATGGAGCACGTCGTAAACTGGCACCGTATTTGCAGCATCTTCCCGAGTGAATTGCCACGAAACAAGGATTGCCATGTACGCGACGGATGTCCCCGCATCCGCGAACAAGGTGTTTTCACGAGGTGCGGGTGATTGATAAAGCGCTGCAGTTTATCGAGCGGGAAGTGAACGCGTATTTCGACGCGCGCTTCGGCCCGGCCACCCAAAAGTGGGTGACACTGGGTAATATTGCCCGTTTCGCGGACAGCGAAGGCGGCGGCAACGACGACAGCAGTGCCCGGGCGCTCATGACGCTGGTGAATATCGAGGAAGACCGTGTCGCGAAAAGTCCGGAACACAGCTTCCGTACCGTCCAGGGTGTGCGCTACCAGAATCCGGAAATTCCTCTCAATCTCTACGTTCTCTTCACCGCCACAAGTAACTCGTACACACTCTCGCTGCAGACGGTCGCGATGATCATGCAGTGCTTTCAGGGCTGCAACGTGTTTGCGAGCGCCACGAATCCGCGCCTCGATGCGTCCATTGACCGCCTGATACTGGATCTGTTCACGCTGAATTTCGAACAGATCAATCATCTCTGGAGCACCCTTGGCGGGAAATATTTTCCGTCCGTGCTGTACCGCGTGCGCATGGTGGGCATCGTGGACAGCGATCGCTTCGCGGGTGGCGGTCTCGTGCGCGAAATTGTCGTGAACGACGGTGCGATGAACCGGGGGGAGGGCTGACCGGATGCGGTATCGCGAGTTGTTCACCATCGAATTGCTGCATGACTATTTCGCCGATGGCGCTGCGAGGCGCATCGCAATTGTCCCCGATCGCGCAACCCGCACCGTACTTGCGGGTTGCGGTACGCTCGCGAAACAAAGCGGCAACCGCCTCTTCGTGATCGCGCGCACTGACGACGGGACCTCGCCGCGTGTCGCACCCGCGGCAGGGTCTGCGCTTACGTTTTTTCTCCATGCGGAGGACGCGTCCCTCTTTTCCCTGAGCCAACTCCGCTTCAACGCCGCGGCGGGGGAGCGCTTTCTGTTTTCCAATCGCGATGCGGGCGTCGTAGACGGACGGCTGTACTTGCAGCCACGCAACGAACTTTTCGACAATACCAAGGCATACAGTCTGGGGCGCTTCGTCCGCGACGGTGCCGGCGACTGCCATGAAGCTCTCGCGGATCTCGCGCCGGGGAGTTCGCTCAATAATGCGCAGCAATGGAGAAAGCTCGGACAGCTCGCCTACGCCGACGACGCGCAACGCGTGCGTGTGGCGGGTGATACGATGGTCCTGCCTGTGGATCCGCCTTCAGACGTCGTCTCTGTGCGGGTGCTCGGCTTCAACGCCGCGAACGGACAATACGATATCGAAAAGCGCGCGGAAGTATTTCCCTACAGCGTGCCGGTGGCAAGTCAGAGCGTATCGCTTGCCGCTCTGCCGGATGAGTTGTTCCGCGTGACGGTGAACGACACAGGACACACGCTGTATCACCGAAGCGCAGCGGACTGGCAGCAGGCCTTCGGCATCGTGCGGGTATACATCGACGGCGGTGAAGCGGCGACGCATCGCGTGCTGCACGCGGACGGCAGCTTCCTGAGTCCGGTGTTTGCCATCCGCATAGCCCCTGCGAGCGTGCTGTGGCAGTACAACGCGCGGACAGACCGCGTTCGGCGGGTGTTCGACGCTTCGGCGACGATAGAGTTCAGCCCCGTCGAAGCGCGCGTATTCCGCAGTACGCTGCCGCAGCGTTTGCGCGAACAGGCATATACGGGCATTACGGTGGAGTACAACGACAGCAATCCGCTGGATCCCGCCAAGAAAATCGACATCCCGCTGGCCTCCGTACCCGGCCCGGGAAACAGTGCGCTGGTAGAGCAGAGCGGTACGACATACGTAGTGAATCACGTCATTTTAAACTATTAACAACGGTGTGGTGCCATGGCAACAACCTATAAGACTCCCGGCGTCTACGTCGAAGAGATACCGAAACTCCCGCCTTCCGTCGCACAGGTGGAGACGGCCATTCCCGCTTTTGTCGGCTACACGAAACAGGCCGAGAGGAGCGGAGAGAATCTGACAAACAAACCAACACGTATCAGCTCGCTGCTCGAATTCGAGTCGCTGTACGGGGGCGCGAGCGTTCCGACGACCATCAATGTGACCATTGACACGGGCAACAACAATGCCGTGACCGCCGTCACCGCGCCGACGACGCAGCGCTACATGATGTACGACGCGCTTCGTCTGTTTTTCGACAATGGCGGTGGGGACTGCTATATCGTGTCCGTCGGTGGGTATGGCGGCGCACCGGCGGTCGGAACGGACAGCAGTGGTTTGCGGGGAGGGATAAAAGCGCTCGAAAAATTCGACGAACCGACCATAATTCTGATACCCGATGCCGTACAGCTAAACTCGGACTCCGAGCTTTTCTCGCTCCAGCAGCTCATCCTGTCGCAATGCGCGAAGCTGCAGGATCGCGTGGGAGTGTTCGACCTCAAGGAAAACATCAGCGGCGGGCAGGAAACGGCGGTGGACAATTTCCGAAATGCCATCGGGATCAACGACCTGAAATACGGCGCCGCGTACACGCCGTGGGTGCACACGACCTATCCGCGCGATATTGATTTCACCGCCTTCCGCACGACGGTGGTGGATACGGGCAGCAATCCCGTTGATCTCGGGACGCTGTCGTCCGACAGTACGTTGAATGATCTTGTCGCGACAGCAGTCGCGGCGGCAACTGAAAGCGCTCTCGTCGAAGCGGTGATCGAACGGATACGGAAAGCCAGTACCACGACCGGCGCGCTGAACGTCGCGCTCACCGCCGAGCCGACGATGAAGGACATGTTCCGGAAATTCAAACAAGCGGTGGACGCGGCGACGGATGAAGTGGAAGCCCGGAGCGCCTCTCTCCTGTTGTTCACGTTTCTGCGGGCGGCATTGCTCGAATTTCAAACCCTCAAAACCGCGCTCACGACTACCAACCTTCTGAATGATCTGAATGCATACGCTGCATCCACCACATACTGGCGCGGGGCGGCAACGACGCAAATTGCGCTCGAGCGCAATGCCGACGTCCGCAATCTCACCGGTCTTGGAGGTGCGGATGGCGACATCAATGGTGCGTATCCGGGTATCGACGCCACGTGGCTCGGAGTCGCGACGCCCTCGCTTGTGGCCGTCAATACCAAGGACTACGGAGATACGGGCAACGATGCGCTCATCCCCGGGATTGGCCGCATGGTGGCACTCGATGCACAGGCGGCATTCAACATCCTCGTCGCCTTCGCGGATGCCCTGCTCAACGCTGCGAAAACCTACAAGAAAGGCGCGCAGGAAGCACTGTACGAGAAACACCCGATTATCGGTAATATGGTGCGGGCTATCAAAAAGGAACTGAGTACCGTCCCGCCCAGCGGCGCGATCGCGGGCGTGTACGCACGCGTGGACAACTCCCGCGGCGTGTGGAAGGCGCCGGCAAACGAGAGTCTGGTCTCCGTGAGCGGCCCCTCCGTCAACATCAGCCATGAAGAGCAGGAGCGCCTGAACGTGGACGCGGTGGCGGGAAAATCCATCAATGCGATTCGGACATTCACCGGCAAGGGGACGCTCGTCTGGGGCGCGCGTACGCTTGCGGGCAACGACAACGAATGGCGGTATGTGAGCGTCCGGCGCTTCTTCAATATGGTGGAAGAGAGCTGCAAAAAAGCGACCGAACCGTTCGTGTTCGAACCGAACGACGCCAACACCTGGATCAAGGTGCAGGCCATGATCGAGAACTTCCTGACGCTGCTCTGGCGGCAAGGCGCGTTGCAGGGTGCGAAGCCCGAACACGCGTTTTATGTGGCCGTGGGGCTCGGCAAGACGATGACCGCCGTGGACATTCTCGAAGGCCGCATGATCGTGGAAATCGGCATGGCGGTGGTGCGTCCGGCGGAATTCATCATTCTGCAGTTCTCGCACAAGATGGCCGAGTCCTGATGCGCCCTGCGGCGGTCAGCAGTTTCGCATGAGATCATTCACTACAGCAACGGAACATACATATCATGGCAACAGCATATCCACTCCCGAAATTTCACTTCCGCGTCGAATGGGGCGGAAGCAAAATCGGTTTCACGGAAGTCACCGGTCTCGACATGCAGGTGGAGGCCATCGAGTACCGCGAGGGAAGCTCGCCCGAGTATTCGAAAATCAAAATGCCCGGCCTGCAGAAGTTCAGCAACATCACGCTCAAGCGCGGCACCTTCAGCGGAGACAAGGAATTCTACGCCTGGATAAAAACCGTGAGTTTGAACACCGTGGAGCGTCGTGACGTGACCATCAGTCTGCTCAACGAAGCGCACGAACCGGTGGTCACGTGGAAGGTCCGCAACGCCTTTCCTGTGAAAGTACAGGCGAGCGATATGAAATCCGACGGCAATGAAGTCGCGGTGGAGACGCTCGAACTCGCCCACGAAGGCATGGCCATCGTCGAATAAACGGAGCACGGCATCGCATGGCGAAAACGTCCTCACCGGCCGCCGGCGGGTACTATCCCCTTGTGGGTTTCCACTTCAAGGTGGAAGTGCTCGGGTACGGCAACGACAACGATTCCCGCTTCCAGAGTGTGGGCGGTCTCAACGTGGAGTACGACGTGGAGACCATCAAGGAAGGAGGCGAAAACCGTTATGAGCACAAACTGCCCGGACGCAGCAAGTATCCGGATCTGTCGCTCAAACGCGGCATACTGCGTGATTCCGATGTGATTCGCTGGTGTACCGATGCATTACAGGCGCACGACATCAAGCCGGCGATTCTCCGCGTCAGTCTGCTCAACGAAGAGCATCAGCCGGTGATGACGTGGAAGGTGCACAACGCCTGGCCGCGCAAATGGAGCGTGAGCGACTTCAACGCGACGGAGAATGCCATCGTCGTGG
Proteins encoded in this region:
- a CDS encoding acyl-CoA dehydrogenase family protein, which gives rise to MNLFQFTEEQNMLREMVREFVNAEIKPIAAAIDENEEIPRDLITKIGELGLLGTVFPEEYGGGGFGEVGYCIAQEEVGRGCLSTATLIGAHMSIGTNAIYLGGTDELKQKYLPKLCSGEWIGAFGLTEAMAGSDSFNVRTRAVDMGDHYLLNGEKLWITNGGIADVISVFARTERGVTALAVETAWEGFSAGPKEKKMGIRGSMTNPISFKDVRVPKENLIGQDGRGFLIAMKTLDAGRLGLGACCVGAAKEMIELSSKYAKERKQFDAPIANFEGVQFMLAEMWTLVYAMESVVYRTAADYDAGKKISTQSAAVKLFCSEGLDKVVDLAVQIHGGMGYSRELPVERFYRDSRINRIFEGTSEIQKLVISHDVLRRNGMWAL
- a CDS encoding phage tail protein → MAKTSSPAAGGYYPLVGFHFKVEVLGYGNDNDSRFQSVGGLNVEYDVETIKEGGENRYEHKLPGRSKYPDLSLKRGILRDSDVIRWCTDALQAHDIKPAILRVSLLNEEHQPVMTWKVHNAWPRKWSVSDFNATENAIVVETIDICYSYFEVEI
- a CDS encoding DUF4255 domain-containing protein gives rise to the protein MIDKALQFIEREVNAYFDARFGPATQKWVTLGNIARFADSEGGGNDDSSARALMTLVNIEEDRVAKSPEHSFRTVQGVRYQNPEIPLNLYVLFTATSNSYTLSLQTVAMIMQCFQGCNVFASATNPRLDASIDRLILDLFTLNFEQINHLWSTLGGKYFPSVLYRVRMVGIVDSDRFAGGGLVREIVVNDGAMNRGEG
- a CDS encoding sigma-54 dependent transcriptional regulator, coding for MSGMWIVAGDEGDVDPFYNHCGGSGCEIFTAGQAQTHWSAKADAPPDVLVLDTETVPAQSAYRLVRMVGASPSVSLVQVVNASNRHAALVPADRTISRPAGRIELRSTLNELWREYVANQEYTEIQRRLLGEMGARQLVGKSKVMQELVELLPDVAGAASTVLILGETGTGKELVARAIHSLGPRAQRPFVTVDCAALSESLAENELFGHARGAYTDGGRHSNGLVQEADGGTLFLDEVECLPLALQAKFLRLLQEREIKPLGQAKSQTVDVRIIAASNVDLRDLVRQRQFREDLYYRLSVVPIMVPPLRERASDIPQLVRYFLAKHQHEPLNTDTVDASVLRDWEAESWPGNVRELENRVQEFLATSRLRRSSAAPGAQPRKSLREIRADAEYRYLRDVLAETRGNLTAAASIAGMDRKSLRSLLNKCGLDAALFRK
- a CDS encoding SDR family oxidoreductase; this translates as MTKKPVNQWALILGVSSGFGAATARELARHGYNILGVHLDRQATMPAVNRLLTDLRNFGVLAEFYNVNAADEHKRHEVLDDFIDKYAGSARVEMKVLFHSLAFGTLRPLVGRDESEMIKKAQLEMTIDVMANSLIYWTQDTLRRKLLGRGSRIFTMTSDGANLNLPYYGAVSAAKAALESYIRQLALELGPYGITCNALLAGVTETPALAKIPGAKNMLYAARAKNPFGRATLPEDVAKAVIALLEPGTKFINGNTIGVDGGESKISYIGQVTPYEYADLSLLDASAEDPKDLI
- a CDS encoding type IV toxin-antitoxin system AbiEi family antitoxin, translated to MTDNRETIETAVQEATAITGMDLAVADDEAVDGTTTTDTGLLLRHGGRRYMYVAETKRLVNKSNAHYIAREVNENARRKKTGVLLITEYLTDDVGAILREMDVQYLDTAGNAFIKAGGVHVLIEGKRRKKREPDDEGPQPFGWAALKVLFALLCAKELRNAPYRDIAKAAGVALGTVAGVMTNLEKQQYLITIGGDTRLRDEHELVKLWIAGYIEKLRPKLLLGRYDIITPLNLEALPQDTLAGAETAAALLQRYLVAGRETLYITGGQKPLIQQLHLRKTPGGKLELRQRFWNFHYPEQELGVTPPLLIYADLVAVGDPRTIDAAEMLYDKYLTHYFGKT
- a CDS encoding phage tail sheath subtilisin-like domain-containing protein, giving the protein MATTYKTPGVYVEEIPKLPPSVAQVETAIPAFVGYTKQAERSGENLTNKPTRISSLLEFESLYGGASVPTTINVTIDTGNNNAVTAVTAPTTQRYMMYDALRLFFDNGGGDCYIVSVGGYGGAPAVGTDSSGLRGGIKALEKFDEPTIILIPDAVQLNSDSELFSLQQLILSQCAKLQDRVGVFDLKENISGGQETAVDNFRNAIGINDLKYGAAYTPWVHTTYPRDIDFTAFRTTVVDTGSNPVDLGTLSSDSTLNDLVATAVAAATESALVEAVIERIRKASTTTGALNVALTAEPTMKDMFRKFKQAVDAATDEVEARSASLLLFTFLRAALLEFQTLKTALTTTNLLNDLNAYAASTTYWRGAATTQIALERNADVRNLTGLGGADGDINGAYPGIDATWLGVATPSLVAVNTKDYGDTGNDALIPGIGRMVALDAQAAFNILVAFADALLNAAKTYKKGAQEALYEKHPIIGNMVRAIKKELSTVPPSGAIAGVYARVDNSRGVWKAPANESLVSVSGPSVNISHEEQERLNVDAVAGKSINAIRTFTGKGTLVWGARTLAGNDNEWRYVSVRRFFNMVEESCKKATEPFVFEPNDANTWIKVQAMIENFLTLLWRQGALQGAKPEHAFYVAVGLGKTMTAVDILEGRMIVEIGMAVVRPAEFIILQFSHKMAES
- a CDS encoding phage tail protein produces the protein MATAYPLPKFHFRVEWGGSKIGFTEVTGLDMQVEAIEYREGSSPEYSKIKMPGLQKFSNITLKRGTFSGDKEFYAWIKTVSLNTVERRDVTISLLNEAHEPVVTWKVRNAFPVKVQASDMKSDGNEVAVETLELAHEGMAIVE